The DNA segment CGCTGGAAGTCGCCGCGCTGGGCATCCGTGCCGGCCACCCGGCCGTCTATCAGGATGAGCCGATGCAGATGACCGAGAAACGTTTGGTCAGCCGTGCGTTGGACAACCGCATCGGCGGCTACATCATCGCCCAGGTGATGAAAAAGATCGCCGCCGGGAAAAAGAAGCCCGCCTTTACCCTGCTCTGCCTGAACGCCGTGCAGGAAGAAATCGGCGGCCACGGGGCGATGATGGCAAGCTACCGCCTGAAGCCGGACGCCTGCGTTTGCCTGGACGTCACCCACGCCACGGACACTCCGGGCATCGACCACACGAAGCACGGCCATGTGAAACTCGGCCACGGACCATCCCTCACCCACGGCACCTCAAACCATCCGCATGTGGTGAAGCGTCTGATCGAAACGGCGGAGTCAAAGAACATCCCCATCCAGCACGAGGCCAGCAGCCGCTTCACCGGCACGGACACCGACAAGATCTTCCACAGCCGCGAGGGCATCCCCAGCGCGCTCGTCTCCCTCCCCCTGCGCTGCATGCACTCCGTGGTGGAAACGGCGGACACGGCGGACATCGCCAACACCATCGAGCTGCTCACCGGCTTCGTTCTTTCCCTTTCGGAGAAAGATACGTTCCACCAGTCCCTCTGACCCCCCCACAAAAGGACCATATGCGGAACCTTGCCAATCCCTACCCCTGCCAATAGGGAGAGGTAAAGCCCATGAAATACTCCCTCTGCCGCCGATATCTGCTCCCGCTGCTGGCTCTCGCATGTTCGCAATCCGAGACCCGGGCCGCGCTCCTGCTCTACGAAGGTTTCGAAGGTTACAGCACATCCGGCTTCCTCAATGGCCAGGCTGTCAGCAGCTCGGCCATTGGTTTTTCGGGCATCTGGGGAGGAAACACCGCCTCCACAGGCGCCGGCAACATCAACGCCAGCAGTCTCAGCTTCGGCAGTCTGCTTCCAACCAGTGGAGGTTCTTATGTCAACACGGGTGGCACGGTCGTCCTCGGCTCCACGCTTTCCATCCCGTCATCGCTCTCCGGCACCATCTGGATGAGCCACCTCATCCGGTTCAACGGAGCCCACAGCGCGTCGGGCAGCGCCGGCTTTGAGGTCCGCATCGGTGACACCGCCGGAGGGTCGGAGGTCGTACGCTTCCGTACCTTCTCCGATACCCGCTCGGGAACCAGCAACGTCATCGGCACCGACTACAACACCGGGACCCTGTCCACAATCGGGGATTCCACCGATCCCCAGCTTGCGACAAACACCAACTATATCATGATCAGTTCCTTCACCAACGTGG comes from the Luteolibacter sp. SL250 genome and includes:
- a CDS encoding M20/M25/M40 family metallo-hydrolase yields the protein MTKDDKDFLFNLLSTPSPTGFEMPGQRVWASYIGKYAASVECDAYGSTWATLPGKSKKIIMLEAHADEIGYMVKHIDDRGFLRIDRVGGSDAATARGRRLNILGDKGPVPAIIGNTAIHLRRDDAGHEKAPLVHDLWVDVGASSPLEVAALGIRAGHPAVYQDEPMQMTEKRLVSRALDNRIGGYIIAQVMKKIAAGKKKPAFTLLCLNAVQEEIGGHGAMMASYRLKPDACVCLDVTHATDTPGIDHTKHGHVKLGHGPSLTHGTSNHPHVVKRLIETAESKNIPIQHEASSRFTGTDTDKIFHSREGIPSALVSLPLRCMHSVVETADTADIANTIELLTGFVLSLSEKDTFHQSL